AGGTTCCATGCGAACGAGACCCCCGGGCAGCTCTTCGTCCCGAACTGCGGTATCGCACCAGGGGCGTTGAACATCCTCGCCGGCAAGATGATGCGAGAGGCTGTTGGTAGGATCCACGAGTGCATGATTTATTGCGGGGCCCTCCCTGAGTCACGGTGGAAGGGATACAGCGTGACGTGGTCGCCGGAGGGGCTGGCTAATCTCTACTCTGAGATGGTGGTCGAGCGCGGAATGCGGGGGACAGATATCACAGTAGCGCCCCTCGCTGTTCGGGGAACGAAGTGGGTTATGGGCTCGGAGTTTGAATACTTCAACACGAGCGGTGGCTTAGGCACTCTCTTGGAGAGCTTCCCCGACACGGGACCCATGGGGTACAGGACGCTGAGATACCCTGGGCACCTTGACCAGATCATAAAAATGAGGGCCGAGGGCGGAGACCTGGCGCAGAAGTTGATTGAGCGTTGGCCCGACGACGGGATGCTTGACCGAGTAGTTGCATCGGTTAATGTGCTAGACGGCGAAGTGGATCACGAGATCGAGTTCGAGGTGAA
This genomic interval from bacterium contains the following:
- a CDS encoding saccharopine dehydrogenase C-terminal domain-containing protein; the encoded protein is MKIGILGVKGRIGSALSVLAAGHGHSIVGYDLGDSRSALWEAFDADATVNFTQNLNYMFGPMRAYFDASERVEKTADLARFHANETPGQLFVPNCGIAPGALNILAGKMMREAVGRIHECMIYCGALPESRWKGYSVTWSPEGLANLYSEMVVERGMRGTDITVAPLAVRGTKWVMGSEFEYFNTSGGLGTLLESFPDTGPMGYRTLRYPGHLDQIIKMRAEGGDLAQKLIERWPDDGMLDRVVASVNVLDGEVDHEIEFEVKPAPGLSAIQIATATGVLAAIEATKGMTGYIKQEDIPFDAWLQATDGVYA